ccagtgtgggttcttgtgtgtgtttttaaggTGTCGAAACGagcgaatccttgaccacaaactgagcaggaaaaaggtttttcaccagtgtgggttcttgtgtgtacttttaagaTACTCTTTTcattgaatccttgaccacaaaatgagcaggaaaaaggtttttcgccagtgtgggttcttgtgtgtgtgtttaaggcgctcttctgagtgaatctttttccacaaactgagcaggaaaaaggtttttcaccagtgtgggttcttgtgtgtgtgtttaaggcGCTCTTCTGAGTGAAactttttccacaaactgagcaagaaaaaggtttttcaccagtgtaggatcttgtgtgtttttttaaggcGTCTAAACGagcgaatccttgaccacaatctgagcaggaaaaaggtttttcaccagtgtgggttcttttgtGGTTTTTTAAGGTGTCTAAACGAGCGAATTCTTGACCAcaatctgagcaggaaaaaggtttttcaccattgtgggttcttgtgtgtgtgtttaaggcactcttctgagtgaatctttttccacaaactgagcaggaaaaaggtttttcaccagtgtgggttcttgtgtgtgtgtttaaggcgctcttctgagtgaatctttttccacaaactgagcaggaaaaaggtttttcaccagtgtgggattttgtgtgtgtttttaaggTGTCGAAACGagcgaatccttgaccacaatctgagccggaaaaaggtttttcgccagtgtgggttcttgtgtgtgtttttaaggTGTCTAAACAagcgaatccttgaccacaaacagagcaggaaaaaggttttttacCATTGTGGGTTCTTTTGTGTCTGTCTGTGTGGCTCTTCTGAgtgaatttttgaccacaaatTGAGCAGACAATAGGATTTTCACTAGTGTGGCTCATTATATGCATACGACAACTTAAGTTATTAAcaaaggttttcccacactgagagGGTTTGCAGAGTTTGTTGTCATGGTGAGATTTTTTATGACCATCATCTTTGTAAGGTGAGTGTGACGTGGCGCCATTTCTATCTGCGATGAAAATGTGTGCTTGCGAtccttctgttgagctgctgcttGGAGGCTCCGTCCCTCTGCTGGCCTCACTTGGACCATCCTCGCTATTCAAGGGGTCACCACTTGACATGGTGATATCGTCCTCCTCTTTAATGTATGGCAGCTctacctcctcctttttgattggaagttgtACTTCGCTCTTTAGCTGTTCAGTGTCAGGACCAAGATATTTGCTGGaacctgcaagacacaagaagACCAATGACATATTTTATGGACCATCTATCCAGCTACTCGGCCGTGAGGTTAGACTGGCTAAGAGCGCTAGAGAGAGAGTGTATATACGCGCGCGTACAAGATACATTCTGGGCTGTCATTGCCATGAAAACGATGCACCGATTGGTTGTTAGTCATTGTGCAATGACACACCCTAGAATGAGCTCGACGTCAagctaaaagtgttgaaatccatCTCCACCTTTAACACGGTGCTGAAAAGCATTCTGatcagtaaatataaaaattcCAACAAGTCGAGGTTATAAATTCTCCTCTTCTAGGGAAGTGTTTATTTGTGTATGTGATGGTGTGTGTATTAAGTGTGAAATGTTATTGTTTGTCTGTATGTTATTATATGAGGATACTataatacagttgtggtcaaaagtttacatacacttgtgaagaacataatgtgatGGCTctcgagtttccagttatttctacaactgtgatttttctccgatagagtgattggaacagatacttctttgtcacaaaaaacattcatgaagtttggttcttttatgactttattatgggttaacagaaaaagtgatcaaatctgctgggtcaaaaatatacatacatggatctgaaaaagcgaatcattgacttgaacaagtcaggaaagtcacttggagccatttcaaagcagctgcaggtcccaagagcaacagtgcaaacaattgtttgtaagtataaagtgcatggcactgttttgtcactgccacgatcaggaagaaaatgcaagctatcacctgctgctgagagaaaattggtcaggagggtgaagattcaaccgagaatcaccaaaaagcagatctgccaagaattagaagctgctggaacacaggtgtcagtgtccacagtcaagcgtgttttgcatctccatggactgagaggctgccgtgcaagaaggaagcccttgctccaaaagcggcaccttaaggctcgactgaagtttgctgctgatcacatggacaaagataagaccttcgggaggaaagttctgtggtcagacaaaacaaaaatcgagctgtttggccacaatgcccagcaatatgtttggaggagaaaaggtgaggcctttaaccccaagtacatcatgcctaccgtcaagcacggtggtggtagtattatgctgtgaggctgttttgctgccaatggaactggtgctttacagagagtaaatgggatcatgaagaaggaggattaccttcaaattcttcaagataacctaacgtcatcagcccgaagattgggtcttgggcgcagttgggtgttccaacaggacaatgaccacaaacacacatcaaaagtggtaatggaatggctaaatcaggctagaattaaggttttcgaatggccttcccaaagtcctgacttaaaccccattgagaacttgtggacaatgctgaagaaacaagtccatgtcagaaagccatcaaatttaactgaactgcactaattctgtcaagaggagtggtcaaagattcaaccaaaagcttgtggatggctaccaaaagcgcctaattggaagtgaaaatggccgagggacatgttaccaaatattagcgcggctgtatgtatatttttgacccagcagatttgatcacttttttctgttcacccataataaagtcatgaaAGAAcctaacttcatgaatgttttttgtgacaaagaagtatctgttccaatcactatcagagaaaaatcagttgtagaaataactggaaattcaagagagccatgacattatgttcttcacaagtgtatgtaaacttttgactacAACTGTATGCGATAATTTACCCTTCCTGCtcttatattttttcttatgaTTGTCTTAATGGACGCAGGCTCCTGGTTATAAGCTTTGAGTAGCTTCTTAAGGACACCGGAATCACACATGATCCTAGCTCAGCAGTATGAGATGATGTACACTTTGTgaatatgaatgtgtgtgtgtgtgaacaaattgaaattgaaattagTAGTACtttattaccacaacaataatagtccttctgttaatggacccatttcaaggagtagggggaaattctaatagccgtgtaaaaagTTTTACTGGTTTTGGTGAGAAGTTGAATAGTTTTTTGTAGTTGTTCATGAACTACATTTGCACATAAAccaacatcgaggtaccatttagcctagcaaggagaggtaagagtcattttttgagtgtcccagagcatgcgaaacttggggaaaaaagcgcattcatcaaggtttcgtcagcaATGATTGCATATCCGTCCgctgaaacagcctgatagcacaaatataagtacgcctgcccctctgctattggatgcgttgttgacgtTAGCGCAGccgcgctctgaaaatagagcaaggctcgaTTTTGGGCCACGCctctcggcgcaaattcattcaaacttgctgtTCTGTCcacgacggccgtccaccgctcactctcGCTGAAAAGTCCGATCCGAAAGACTGTAATGTCTCAGATGTGAGGAGAAGGAGAGGAGtaggtatttgcttacccacttaatGGTGGCCATTCTCACAACTCGCTTGCCCcctacgtcacagctccccagtctTAAAGATCAAATGTGaattaaggttggccaaccatgtttttgaataatatcaatggctaaacaattataagcatattttcgttacttttttttaacgcaacccttccagattttttgtttaacccatagcaacgcccttgacaacgaaaatgcttttctttaaaATTCTTCGGAAATTATGTCATActgagaactgcgagggaatggtaaatggtgttatacttgtatagcgcttttccacctttccaccatagaacagtattgttgcattgcttctcggtaagatgccacggcggtgtgtggcgatgtattgttctcaatctaaagaaaacttGTATgactggccaaaggatagcagggcacgtaaatggacatcttttgtttgcacgaagcaaatgaatttcacgccatcatcgagtagtgttctctgctgcaaacacttcgaagatgcctgcttcctgaaccggtctgcttatgatcaaggatttgccaaaaagtaagtgtgatttttggatagattactgatgactttgtcaaagcagagcttccAACTCTGGAATGAACAGTTGaaggtagcgacgttagccgtaaagtaactcgaggcaaaaccccaattgtgttgtggaatgaacagtagaagctcgcgacgttagccgaaagctaactcggGCAATCACCGATcaaagttgtattgagttcattttgcctacactttttaagtgttcgccgaaacatgtcaggtaaataaaccagctactatgtcaggtaaataaaccacctactattgcctgggataaaagaaaaggtttgacgaatccccgatcatgttgtggaattAACAGTAGAAGCAAGCGACGTTAGCTTTCGTCTCGAGGCAAACCGCAATCGATGCTATTCATATCAGCGATGAGTAATAATGGCAGTCAGACAAATTGTTCTGGAAGTAAATTTCAGCCTATAACCTATAGCCTATAatagcctatattttaccaatcttgtactctcgatgggtcttgtcccattccatgtcaggtcgtgtgggcacattgtttgcatcctgattagcgtccggCTATTACATgtaaggtccaacataaaattccaacctcctcctcttcctccaactcttcaatttaattgctagattaaaaaaaaaacaaaaacatattagaatagttgactaatcgttaaaaaaagtctgctgacaactgtatttaaaataaatacaggaTATTAAAGTAAATAcggtatattaaagtgataaggcaaggacgtaggtttgcatagggacgttagggataaaacactaccaacttttcaggatgctcaaattgccccaacttttaagcaaccttatttgcattat
This sequence is a window from Corythoichthys intestinalis isolate RoL2023-P3 chromosome 13, ASM3026506v1, whole genome shotgun sequence. Protein-coding genes within it:
- the LOC130927683 gene encoding gastrula zinc finger protein XlCGF26.1-like, coding for MRARRTPAAKLEAELCGAKAQRRHQLSTACKMQVKVVLRRLAGSSKYLGPDTEQLKSEVQLPIKKEEVELPYIKEEDDITMSSGDPLNSEDGPSEASRGTEPPSSSSTEGSQAHIFIADRNGATSHSPYKDDGHKKSHHDNKLCKPSQCGKTFVNNLSCRMHIMSHTSENPIVCSICGQKFTQKSHTDRHKRTHNGKKPFSCSVCGQGFACLDTLKTHTRTHTGEKPFSGSDCGQGFARFDTLKTHTKSHTGEKPFSCSVCGKRFTQKSALNTHTRTHTGEKPFSCSVCGKRFTQKSALNTHTRTHNGEKPFSCSDCGQEFARLDTLKNHKRTHTGEKPFSCSDCGQGFARLDALKKHTRSYTGEKPFSCSVCGKSFTQKSALNTHTRTHTGEKPFSCSVCGKRFTQKSALNTHTRTHTGEKPFSCSFCGQGFNEKSILKVHTRTHTGEKPFSCSVCGQGFARFDTLKTHTRTHTGEKPFTCSVCGKTFTQRSTLSTHTRTHTGEKPFSCSVCDEGFGHRSALKVHTRTHTGENPFSCSVCGQGFTQIPLLKRHTRTHTGEKPFSCSVCGQKFARKDRIKRHVCIGVRSSGQ